A window of Pedobacter lusitanus contains these coding sequences:
- the alaS gene encoding alanine--tRNA ligase — protein sequence MTAQEIRRAYLAFFESKQHHIVSSAPIVVKNDPTLMFTNAGMNQFKDIFLGEAPARYPRVTDTQRCLRVSGKHNDLEEVGIDTYHHTMFEMLGNWSFGDYFKKEAIAWSWELLTEVYGIPKDKLYVSIFEGDEKEGLPRDTEAYELWKQYVPEDRIILGNKKDNFWEMGDTGPCGPCSEIHVDCRPDNERAAISGKELVNADHPQVIEIWNNVFMQFNRLKDGSLQPLPAQHVDTGMGFERLVRVLQNKASNYDTDVFQPLIQFIAKKSGIAYGTAEKTDIAMRVMADHIRAISFVIADGQLPANNKAGYVIRRILRRAVRYAYTFLDLKEPFLNQLVPVLAEQFKGVFEELVLQQDFVQKVVLEEEVSFLRTLATGIQRFENYTAKQAEFLMSENAIDLEKSFEDAWVYSILKDQMVISGDFAFELQDTYGFPIDLTELMAREKRWIVDMDEYQKSLQKQKARSRAATAIDTGDWITVHDDPETEFVGYDFLEIETKILKYRQVTAKGKEQYQIVLQKTPFYGESGGQVGDTGRLEDHSRMFSVEITDTKKENGVIVHFADSLPEDIDGQFWAVVDEDKRVQTNNNHSATHLLHAALKSVLGDHVNQKGSLVNADYLRFDFSHFAKITEDELARIEHIVNKRVRDNISLKEQRLVPYEEALSSGVTALFGEKYGDFVRIITFDDNYSKELCGGTHVQATGQIGYFKIISESAVAAGVRRIEAITADRAEEFVVSQDKEISQLRTLLKGNKDLSAAVTALIDENNKLKKEAEKAVIERSGNLKHEIVHHMKTINGINMIAVHVDLPNADAVKNLAFSIKDIVDNLYLVFTTLIDDKPGISVMLSDNLVAEKKLNASNMVRELAKDIQGGGGGQPFYATAGGKNKDGLSKVLEKAATLIQ from the coding sequence ATGACAGCACAAGAAATCAGACGCGCATATTTAGCATTTTTTGAATCGAAACAACACCATATCGTTTCATCCGCACCTATCGTTGTAAAAAATGATCCTACACTGATGTTTACCAATGCAGGTATGAATCAGTTTAAAGACATCTTTTTGGGAGAGGCGCCGGCCAGATACCCAAGAGTAACAGATACCCAACGTTGTTTACGGGTTTCCGGTAAACATAATGACCTTGAAGAAGTAGGTATTGATACCTATCACCATACCATGTTCGAGATGCTGGGTAACTGGAGTTTTGGAGATTACTTCAAAAAAGAAGCCATAGCCTGGAGCTGGGAATTACTGACAGAAGTTTATGGTATCCCTAAAGATAAATTATATGTTTCTATTTTTGAAGGAGACGAAAAAGAAGGACTGCCAAGAGATACTGAGGCTTACGAATTATGGAAACAATATGTTCCTGAAGACAGAATCATCTTAGGAAATAAAAAGGATAATTTCTGGGAAATGGGAGACACGGGACCATGTGGTCCTTGTTCTGAAATTCATGTGGACTGTCGTCCTGATAACGAGCGTGCGGCTATTAGCGGGAAAGAGCTGGTGAATGCAGATCATCCACAGGTGATTGAAATCTGGAATAATGTATTTATGCAGTTTAACAGATTAAAAGATGGTTCATTACAGCCCCTGCCTGCGCAGCATGTGGATACAGGAATGGGTTTTGAACGTTTAGTCCGTGTTTTGCAGAATAAGGCTTCAAATTACGATACCGATGTATTTCAGCCACTGATCCAGTTTATAGCAAAAAAATCAGGTATAGCTTACGGAACTGCTGAAAAGACAGATATCGCCATGCGTGTGATGGCCGATCATATCCGTGCAATTTCATTTGTGATCGCTGACGGGCAGTTACCGGCAAATAATAAAGCAGGTTATGTAATCCGCAGGATTCTGAGAAGAGCCGTTCGTTATGCCTATACATTCCTGGATCTGAAAGAACCATTCTTAAATCAATTGGTTCCAGTACTGGCAGAACAATTTAAAGGTGTTTTTGAAGAGCTGGTCCTGCAGCAGGATTTTGTACAGAAAGTTGTACTGGAAGAAGAGGTTTCTTTTTTAAGAACACTGGCTACAGGTATTCAGCGTTTTGAAAACTACACAGCTAAACAGGCAGAATTCCTGATGTCCGAAAATGCAATTGATCTGGAGAAATCTTTTGAAGATGCCTGGGTATACAGCATACTGAAAGATCAGATGGTCATTTCCGGTGACTTCGCTTTTGAATTACAGGATACTTACGGATTTCCGATTGACCTTACCGAACTGATGGCAAGGGAGAAAAGATGGATAGTGGATATGGATGAATATCAGAAGAGTCTCCAGAAACAAAAGGCAAGATCAAGAGCCGCAACTGCAATTGATACCGGCGACTGGATAACTGTTCATGATGATCCGGAAACAGAATTTGTAGGATATGATTTCCTGGAAATCGAAACCAAAATATTAAAATACAGACAGGTTACTGCAAAAGGAAAAGAGCAGTATCAGATTGTATTGCAGAAAACCCCTTTCTATGGAGAGAGTGGAGGTCAGGTAGGAGATACCGGGCGTCTGGAAGATCATAGCAGAATGTTTTCTGTCGAGATTACAGATACCAAAAAAGAGAATGGCGTGATTGTACATTTCGCAGATTCATTACCGGAAGACATAGATGGTCAGTTCTGGGCTGTTGTAGACGAAGATAAGCGCGTACAAACGAATAATAATCACTCGGCGACACATTTACTCCATGCAGCATTAAAAAGCGTCCTGGGCGATCATGTGAATCAAAAGGGATCATTGGTTAATGCAGATTACCTGCGTTTCGATTTTTCTCACTTTGCAAAGATCACAGAGGATGAATTAGCCAGGATTGAACATATCGTTAATAAAAGAGTCAGAGATAATATCTCGCTGAAAGAACAAAGACTAGTTCCTTATGAAGAAGCTTTGTCTAGCGGGGTGACTGCTTTGTTTGGTGAAAAGTATGGCGACTTTGTTCGTATTATCACTTTTGATGATAACTATTCGAAAGAACTATGCGGTGGTACACACGTACAGGCAACCGGTCAGATTGGCTATTTCAAAATCATTTCTGAGAGTGCTGTAGCTGCTGGTGTAAGACGTATAGAGGCTATTACAGCTGATCGTGCAGAAGAGTTTGTAGTTAGCCAGGACAAGGAAATCAGTCAGTTAAGAACATTACTTAAAGGAAATAAAGACCTGTCAGCTGCGGTTACGGCTTTGATAGACGAAAATAACAAACTTAAAAAAGAAGCAGAAAAAGCTGTGATTGAGCGTTCAGGAAATCTTAAACATGAGATCGTGCATCATATGAAAACCATTAACGGGATTAATATGATTGCTGTTCATGTGGATCTGCCAAATGCAGATGCGGTAAAGAATCTTGCCTTTTCAATTAAGGATATTGTAGATAACCTTTATCTTGTTTTCACGACATTAATCGATGACAAACCTGGAATCAGTGTGATGTTATCAGATAACCTGGTTGCAGAGAAGAAACTCAATGCTTCCAATATGGTTAGAGAACTGGCAAAAGATATTCAGGGTGGTGGAGGCGGACAGCCTTTCTACGCTACAGCCGGAGGGAAAAATAAGGATGGATTAAGCAAAGTGCTGGAAAAAGCAGCAACGTTAATTCAATAA
- a CDS encoding helix-hairpin-helix domain-containing protein, with amino-acid sequence MMLKLIPFSVQCSGFPILRISFPGYGILLPLVLCCSCTAVFAQQEAQLKKIVSSIAETFTEQEDLAELTERLSFYLSHPADLNRITPEQLKEFFFLSPVQISNFFTHIRINGKFKDVLELQSVEGFDLSVITMLTPFVTVKEDQGIDFKKAGKGSSEFTLRYGQLLETQKGYSSQSGSKYTGGPERLLLQYRYKLHDRAAFFLTAKKDAGESFFSGNNKNGFDFISASLSIGKTGRFKKIIAGDYSLQFGQGLSLWTGSSFGKGEDVAGVAKKDTGLKPYSSANEYSFFRGIGVTYNLLKSIDLTSFISFRDLDATLTKTADGKYTLSAINTSGLHRTVTENERKGSLGLLLYGLAATYSSNNTDLGITAYRSGYQHEFITGNQRYKQYNFSGRELTNLGFHYNHTFRNIYFFGEVAQSIPGGAALLSGAMASLSPRISTVLLFRDYTKEHISFYSKAMGEGTTAANEKGIYGGIRISLSKKWSAAAYGDFFWFPWAKYRIDEPSAGYELSGRLSFNPDKTFKALLSWKTKHNEQNAGSGQPVNPVVPVRKDNYRLEVHWQTSRKTTLQNRFELTLYQKGNGNKEYGYMFYQDVSYQPMSSRFSGNLRLAFFHTPSYNSRIYAYEDDVLHGSGSGVYSGKGIRSFLNLSYTLSRHLRVWSRYAVYLYPGETKTGTGLDEINGNTRSDIRLQIRYRF; translated from the coding sequence ATGATGTTAAAGTTAATCCCTTTTTCTGTTCAGTGCTCCGGGTTCCCAATACTGCGGATTTCTTTTCCGGGATATGGTATATTACTTCCGCTTGTTCTCTGCTGCTCCTGTACTGCTGTATTTGCCCAGCAGGAAGCACAGTTAAAGAAAATCGTCTCCTCCATTGCAGAAACCTTTACCGAACAGGAAGATCTTGCTGAGCTGACTGAAAGGCTTTCCTTTTACCTCAGCCATCCCGCAGATCTCAACCGGATTACCCCGGAACAGTTAAAAGAATTCTTCTTTCTTTCCCCGGTTCAGATCAGTAATTTCTTTACGCATATCCGGATAAACGGAAAATTTAAAGACGTACTGGAACTTCAGTCTGTCGAGGGCTTTGACCTCTCTGTTATTACCATGCTCACTCCTTTTGTCACAGTTAAGGAAGACCAGGGGATTGATTTCAAAAAAGCCGGTAAGGGCAGCAGCGAATTCACCCTGAGATATGGACAGTTACTGGAAACCCAAAAGGGATACAGTTCCCAATCCGGAAGCAAATATACTGGTGGGCCGGAAAGACTTTTACTCCAATACCGGTATAAACTTCATGACCGGGCCGCCTTCTTTCTGACAGCTAAAAAAGATGCCGGGGAAAGCTTTTTCAGCGGAAACAATAAAAATGGTTTTGACTTTATTTCCGCAAGTCTGTCCATAGGCAAAACCGGCCGGTTCAAAAAGATTATCGCTGGAGATTACAGCCTGCAATTCGGACAGGGCCTGAGTCTATGGACAGGCTCTTCATTCGGAAAAGGAGAAGATGTAGCAGGGGTAGCCAAAAAAGATACGGGGCTTAAACCCTATAGCTCAGCCAATGAATATTCCTTTTTCAGAGGAATAGGTGTAACATATAATTTACTAAAAAGCATTGATTTAACTTCATTTATATCATTCAGAGATTTAGATGCAACCTTAACAAAAACAGCAGATGGGAAATATACCCTTTCGGCTATAAACACCAGTGGGCTACACCGGACCGTTACGGAAAACGAGCGCAAAGGGAGTCTTGGATTATTACTTTATGGTCTCGCCGCAACTTATAGCAGCAATAATACAGACCTCGGAATAACAGCATATCGCTCCGGTTACCAGCATGAATTTATCACCGGCAATCAGCGCTATAAACAGTATAATTTTAGTGGAAGAGAACTTACCAATCTCGGGTTTCATTACAACCACACCTTCAGGAATATTTACTTTTTCGGTGAGGTTGCGCAGAGTATTCCCGGAGGTGCAGCTTTATTGAGCGGAGCTATGGCCAGCCTTTCACCCCGCATTTCTACGGTACTTCTTTTCCGGGATTACACAAAAGAACATATTAGCTTTTACAGCAAGGCTATGGGTGAAGGAACTACCGCTGCCAATGAAAAAGGCATTTATGGCGGCATTCGTATTAGTCTTTCAAAAAAATGGTCGGCAGCGGCTTACGGAGACTTTTTCTGGTTTCCATGGGCCAAATACAGGATAGACGAACCATCTGCGGGCTATGAACTTAGCGGCCGCCTCAGTTTTAATCCTGACAAGACATTTAAAGCTTTACTGAGCTGGAAAACTAAACATAATGAGCAGAATGCAGGTTCAGGCCAGCCTGTAAACCCGGTTGTCCCGGTAAGAAAAGATAATTACAGACTGGAAGTACACTGGCAGACCAGCAGAAAAACCACACTGCAAAACAGATTTGAGTTAACCCTTTATCAAAAGGGGAACGGGAATAAGGAGTATGGCTATATGTTTTATCAGGACGTCAGCTATCAGCCCATGTCTTCCAGATTTTCAGGCAATCTCCGGTTAGCTTTCTTTCATACACCTTCTTATAACAGCAGAATCTACGCCTATGAAGATGATGTTCTGCATGGGTCCGGATCGGGTGTTTACAGCGGCAAAGGAATCAGATCATTTCTGAACCTGAGTTACACCCTGTCCAGACACCTCAGGGTCTGGTCCAGGTATGCAGTTTACCTCTATCCCGGAGAGACAAAAACGGGTACAGGACTGGATGAAATCAATGGCAATACCAGGTCTGACATCAGGCTCCAGATACGTTACCGTTTTTAA
- a CDS encoding DUF4412 domain-containing protein, with the protein MLKSIKTSVLAVILISTAVIANAQKKVNEGTLTYGITYDLTAEQQSMASQLPAETKFKFNGNILKIEMQQGPAKITIISDGIQKNGLVLVDVPPIQKQYAVKTTKEETEQTMGKTPVLSDFKATGEKLKIGNYNTEKYTYKDDKGAPFELWATTDIQLPEGIIGEEFKAVKGTPVKFTRVQNGVKAVITIKALAEDKVGPITLDVPAAYELTTMDALRAMGGQ; encoded by the coding sequence ATGTTAAAATCGATTAAAACAAGTGTACTGGCTGTAATATTAATCAGCACTGCAGTGATTGCAAATGCACAGAAAAAAGTGAACGAAGGTACACTGACTTATGGTATTACCTATGATCTGACAGCTGAACAACAGTCAATGGCTTCACAGCTTCCGGCAGAAACTAAATTCAAATTCAACGGAAATATCCTGAAAATAGAAATGCAGCAGGGACCTGCTAAAATCACAATCATTTCTGATGGTATTCAGAAAAATGGCCTGGTACTGGTAGATGTACCACCAATTCAAAAGCAATATGCAGTAAAAACCACTAAAGAAGAAACTGAACAAACTATGGGTAAAACACCTGTATTAAGTGATTTCAAAGCAACTGGTGAGAAACTGAAAATAGGAAACTACAATACAGAAAAATACACTTACAAAGATGACAAAGGTGCTCCTTTTGAACTTTGGGCAACAACTGACATTCAGTTACCGGAAGGAATTATCGGTGAAGAATTCAAAGCTGTTAAAGGAACTCCTGTAAAATTCACCCGTGTACAAAACGGTGTAAAAGCAGTGATAACGATCAAAGCTCTTGCGGAAGACAAAGTAGGTCCTATTACCCTTGACGTACCTGCAGCTTATGAACTGACTACTATGGATGCTTTAAGAGCAATGGGTGGTCAGTAA
- a CDS encoding S9 family peptidase, translating into MKRKLIISKLTIVIFVTSFYTLPANAQHKKEGINWTKDGNGYYQNSYRGIEIVTLPKNETKVLISSALLTPAGQHQPLAIKDFVLSADGTKALIYTNSKRVWRYETRGDYWLADLTANKLTQIGKDKPASSLMFAKLSPDASKVAYVSGHNLYIEDINSGTSKALTTDGTEKLINGTFDWAYEEEFNCRDGFKWSPDGTSIAYWQIDAGKIKNFLMINNTDSIYPFTVPLEYPIVGEDPSSCKVGIVNVSTGQTAWVKVPGDPIQNYIPRMDWVPNTKDLILQQLNREQNTSRVFVADTQSGSVSNIYTETDKAWIDAAPEWQWINNGKEFIWPSEKDGWRHLYRISKDGKKQTLITKGDYDVIESSLVDEKNNTFYFMASPVNATQKYLYKTKLDGKGKLESVTPSIFPGTHKYDISPNGVFAHHSYENANVPAISEWMKLDTGNPFTMEGSLTNQLARIKPPKNKTEFFKIKTEDGVELDGWMKKPDNFDQTKKYPVVFYVYGEPGSQTVTDTYGVSYNFLYDGDMPKDGYIYISIENRGTPAPKGREFRKSIYKKIGTLNIRDQAMAAKEILKWSFVDKDRVTIWGWSGGGSSTLNLMFQYPEIYKTGIAIAAVGNQLTYDNIYQERYMGSPLKTKEAYIQGSPITYAKNLKGNLLYIHGTGDDNVHYQNAEMLINELIKNQKVFQMMAYPNRTHGIGEGEGTREHLSKIYTKFLQTNCPPGGK; encoded by the coding sequence ATGAAGCGGAAACTCATTATTTCAAAATTGACTATTGTCATCTTTGTTACTTCTTTTTACACCCTGCCGGCAAATGCCCAGCATAAAAAAGAAGGAATCAACTGGACTAAAGATGGTAACGGTTACTATCAGAATTCATACCGGGGAATAGAAATAGTCACTCTACCTAAAAACGAAACCAAAGTTTTAATCAGCAGCGCGCTGCTTACCCCGGCCGGACAGCACCAGCCATTAGCCATCAAGGATTTTGTGCTTTCTGCTGACGGAACCAAGGCACTGATCTATACCAACAGCAAAAGAGTATGGCGTTATGAAACCCGCGGAGATTACTGGCTGGCAGATTTAACTGCTAATAAACTAACGCAAATCGGAAAAGACAAACCCGCTTCTTCTTTAATGTTTGCCAAATTATCTCCTGATGCAAGTAAAGTTGCTTACGTAAGCGGACACAACCTCTATATTGAAGATATTAACAGCGGAACCAGTAAAGCGCTAACTACTGATGGTACGGAGAAATTAATCAACGGAACATTTGATTGGGCCTACGAAGAAGAATTCAACTGCAGAGACGGTTTTAAATGGAGTCCGGACGGCACTTCTATCGCCTACTGGCAGATTGATGCGGGTAAGATCAAGAACTTCCTGATGATCAATAATACCGATTCCATCTATCCGTTCACTGTACCTCTGGAGTACCCTATTGTAGGTGAAGATCCTTCTTCGTGCAAAGTTGGGATAGTCAATGTAAGTACCGGACAAACTGCCTGGGTAAAGGTTCCCGGTGATCCGATACAGAATTACATTCCAAGAATGGACTGGGTGCCTAATACAAAAGATCTGATTTTACAGCAACTGAACAGAGAACAGAATACCAGCCGTGTATTTGTGGCTGATACTCAATCCGGATCGGTATCAAATATTTATACAGAAACTGATAAAGCATGGATTGATGCTGCGCCGGAATGGCAATGGATCAACAATGGAAAAGAATTTATCTGGCCAAGTGAAAAAGACGGATGGCGTCATCTTTACCGCATCAGCAAAGACGGTAAAAAACAAACTCTGATTACCAAAGGTGATTATGATGTGATTGAAAGCAGCCTGGTAGATGAGAAAAACAACACTTTCTATTTCATGGCTTCCCCTGTAAATGCAACACAGAAATATCTGTATAAAACAAAACTGGATGGCAAAGGTAAACTGGAATCAGTTACACCATCTATATTTCCTGGAACACATAAATATGATATTTCTCCTAACGGTGTTTTTGCTCACCATAGCTATGAGAATGCAAATGTACCTGCCATCAGCGAATGGATGAAGTTAGACACAGGTAATCCTTTCACTATGGAAGGCAGTTTAACAAATCAGTTAGCCAGGATTAAACCACCTAAAAACAAGACTGAATTCTTCAAAATAAAAACTGAAGATGGCGTAGAACTGGACGGCTGGATGAAAAAACCGGATAACTTTGATCAGACAAAAAAATATCCTGTAGTATTTTATGTTTATGGTGAACCGGGTTCACAAACTGTGACAGATACTTATGGCGTTTCTTACAATTTCTTATATGATGGTGATATGCCAAAAGACGGCTATATCTATATTTCGATAGAAAATCGTGGTACACCAGCACCTAAGGGTCGTGAGTTCCGTAAATCTATCTATAAAAAGATCGGCACATTAAACATCCGTGATCAGGCAATGGCTGCTAAAGAAATTCTGAAATGGTCATTTGTAGATAAGGACCGTGTTACGATCTGGGGATGGAGCGGAGGTGGTTCATCGACACTTAACCTGATGTTCCAGTACCCTGAAATTTACAAAACAGGTATTGCAATTGCTGCAGTAGGCAATCAGCTTACCTATGACAACATCTATCAGGAACGTTATATGGGTTCTCCTTTAAAAACTAAAGAAGCCTATATTCAAGGTTCACCTATTACCTATGCAAAGAATTTAAAAGGAAACTTATTATATATTCATGGCACAGGCGATGATAATGTACATTATCAAAATGCTGAAATGCTGATTAATGAACTGATTAAAAACCAGAAAGTGTTTCAGATGATGGCCTATCCAAACCGTACACATGGAATTGGTGAAGGCGAAGGTACCAGAGAGCATCTTTCTAAAATCTACACTAAATTCCTGCAGACCAATTGTCCTCCGGGAGGCAAATAA
- a CDS encoding enoyl-CoA hydratase/isomerase family protein gives MTSSLVLYTVENRIATISLNRPDKRNAFSPELVSALTQMLLTASDDEEVKVIILKAVGPAFSAGADLAYLQQLQNNTHEENVQDSENLKNLFTTIYYLPKVVIAQVEGHAIAGGCGLATVCDIVFAVPEANFGYTEVKLGFVPAIVSCFLMRKTSETIAKKILLTGDLFSAEQALAYNLITYVTNKDEISQKVQDFAQKLCDEASGNSLMVTKQLIGQTTNPELEKSLNLAVKINARVRESDDFKKGIASFISKEKIKW, from the coding sequence ATGACATCATCCCTGGTATTATATACAGTAGAAAACCGTATTGCTACAATTTCACTAAACCGTCCTGATAAACGTAATGCCTTTAGTCCGGAACTGGTGAGTGCTTTAACCCAGATGCTTTTAACAGCATCCGACGATGAAGAGGTAAAAGTGATCATTTTAAAGGCCGTTGGTCCTGCTTTCAGTGCTGGTGCTGACCTTGCTTATCTGCAGCAGCTACAAAATAACACGCATGAAGAAAACGTGCAGGATAGTGAAAATCTAAAAAATCTCTTCACGACAATTTATTATTTGCCTAAAGTGGTTATTGCCCAGGTGGAAGGTCATGCAATTGCCGGAGGATGCGGGCTGGCAACCGTTTGCGACATTGTTTTTGCTGTTCCTGAAGCAAATTTCGGTTATACAGAAGTAAAACTCGGCTTTGTGCCGGCAATAGTTTCCTGCTTTTTAATGCGCAAAACCAGTGAAACTATAGCCAAAAAGATATTGCTGACAGGAGATTTATTTTCAGCAGAGCAGGCACTGGCCTATAATTTGATTACTTATGTAACAAATAAAGATGAAATTAGTCAGAAGGTACAGGATTTTGCGCAAAAGCTTTGCGATGAGGCTTCAGGAAACTCCTTAATGGTAACTAAACAACTGATTGGTCAGACTACGAATCCTGAATTGGAAAAGAGTTTGAATCTGGCAGTAAAAATCAATGCGCGGGTTAGAGAAAGTGACGACTTTAAAAAGGGAATCGCTTCTTTTATCAGCAAGGAAAAAATTAAATGGTAA
- a CDS encoding MerR family transcriptional regulator → MPYKEREINKMYYTMGEVTEMFNVNASQIRFYEKEFDVLQPKKNKKGNRLFTPEDIENLKIIFHLVDDKGFTLKGAKDHLKNNSADVKENQKIIASLEKLKDFLLKLNEEI, encoded by the coding sequence ATGCCTTACAAGGAACGGGAAATTAATAAAATGTATTACACGATGGGTGAGGTGACCGAAATGTTCAATGTAAACGCCTCACAAATCCGCTTTTACGAGAAGGAATTTGATGTTCTTCAGCCTAAGAAAAACAAAAAGGGCAACCGTCTTTTCACTCCTGAAGACATTGAGAATCTAAAGATCATTTTTCACCTGGTAGACGACAAGGGCTTCACACTTAAGGGGGCAAAAGACCACTTAAAAAACAATAGTGCAGACGTTAAGGAAAACCAGAAAATCATCGCTTCACTGGAAAAACTGAAAGACTTCTTACTGAAGTTAAACGAAGAAATTTAA
- a CDS encoding ComEC/Rec2 family competence protein — MTRYDHPSIFGKILLPFCIGISVLHGQENTKLNLPVLFISVSIFILILTINNLYRLLKVYNHKTISSVLIYLFFLSLGILWYCNASQLENSNNFSRYPAEFLRISVADEPQQQDSFLRFKAKVYTAYQAMQKQQTTGYLLVTILPGSGHLPELHYGEIYYIPANYKTVEPPYNLAEFDFKSWLALQHIHHQIRLAPRELVSSKEYKGYALIRFALAFRKKQVDVYRKLISDDNAFSVASTLILGYRADLNAETLSAYSKTGTIHALSVSGMHVGIIYLVLNQLLKWMDRKLILKWIKVIILLTLIWFYTLLTGYSASVLRSAVMLSMFILARSAHQHTDSRHILYFSAFCLLLYDPFLLWDIGFQLSYSAISGLIFLQPQLEKLIRFKSYLLQKPAGLLSLSVSAQVFTYPLSCYYFHQFPVFFMISNLFITLPVILLMYIGIILLIFDLYWLSPLFEWLIIFMNEGLKKIAALPYSSISAIWYTTTELLLLYLFLFLFLAALSQKNKLLLTFSLLLFTGFQTLQTQEQIRAAQQHQIILFSLNRNYAVGIISGRKAVLITDLKPGDRAFSFHIQPALNKLRVGKITCIKWKENIHSDELTIKEHQLLFRNFRVLLLDTSFNHQKIKHKPVFDAIWIHDQPKVKITELRQDISFRKIWIDASNRNYAVRQYLQDTLNFSGSAMVLRKNTGYLIAIK; from the coding sequence ATGACCAGGTACGATCATCCCTCCATTTTCGGCAAGATTCTGCTGCCTTTTTGCATAGGAATTTCGGTTCTGCATGGACAAGAGAATACCAAATTAAATTTGCCTGTATTATTTATATCTGTTTCTATATTTATTTTAATATTAACAATCAATAATTTATACAGATTACTTAAAGTTTATAATCATAAGACAATTAGCTCAGTTTTAATCTATCTGTTCTTTTTATCTTTAGGGATACTCTGGTATTGTAATGCCAGTCAGCTTGAAAATTCCAACAATTTTTCGCGTTATCCCGCAGAATTTCTGCGTATATCTGTCGCAGATGAACCGCAGCAGCAAGACTCATTTTTAAGATTTAAAGCGAAAGTTTATACCGCTTACCAGGCAATGCAAAAACAGCAGACAACCGGATATTTACTGGTCACAATACTTCCTGGTTCAGGACATCTGCCGGAGCTCCATTATGGAGAGATTTATTACATACCGGCAAACTACAAGACTGTCGAACCTCCATATAACCTGGCAGAGTTTGACTTCAAATCGTGGCTGGCCCTGCAGCATATTCATCATCAGATACGCCTTGCCCCCCGGGAGCTGGTCTCTTCAAAAGAGTATAAAGGTTATGCCTTAATCAGATTTGCACTGGCATTCAGAAAAAAACAGGTCGATGTGTACAGAAAGCTGATCAGCGATGATAATGCTTTTTCTGTTGCCTCCACACTGATCCTTGGCTACAGGGCAGATTTAAACGCAGAGACCCTTAGCGCTTATTCAAAAACAGGAACTATTCATGCACTCTCCGTTTCAGGAATGCATGTAGGCATTATCTACCTGGTCCTAAACCAGCTCTTAAAATGGATGGACAGGAAATTGATACTAAAGTGGATTAAAGTCATCATCCTGCTTACACTAATCTGGTTTTATACTTTGCTGACCGGTTATTCTGCATCCGTTTTACGATCGGCCGTCATGTTATCCATGTTCATACTAGCCAGATCAGCTCATCAGCATACCGACAGCCGCCATATCTTATATTTCTCGGCGTTCTGCCTTTTACTCTACGACCCTTTTTTACTCTGGGATATTGGTTTTCAACTCTCTTATTCGGCCATTTCGGGATTGATATTTTTACAGCCTCAACTGGAAAAGCTGATCAGATTCAAATCATACCTGCTGCAAAAACCAGCGGGTCTATTGTCGCTTTCTGTTTCGGCTCAGGTCTTCACCTATCCTTTAAGCTGCTATTATTTTCACCAGTTCCCGGTGTTTTTTATGATCAGCAACCTGTTCATTACACTTCCAGTCATACTTTTGATGTATATTGGTATTATTCTCTTAATCTTTGATTTATACTGGCTATCACCACTGTTTGAATGGCTGATTATTTTCATGAATGAGGGATTAAAAAAAATAGCCGCTCTCCCCTACTCCAGCATCAGTGCCATCTGGTATACCACTACTGAACTGCTGCTGCTTTACCTTTTCCTGTTTTTATTCTTAGCTGCCCTGTCGCAAAAAAACAAGCTGCTGCTAACGTTTTCTTTATTACTATTCACCGGCTTTCAGACCCTGCAGACACAGGAGCAGATCAGGGCAGCACAGCAACACCAAATCATTCTTTTCAGCCTGAACAGAAACTACGCAGTAGGGATCATCAGTGGCCGGAAAGCAGTCTTAATCACAGATCTTAAACCCGGTGATCGGGCTTTCAGTTTCCATATACAGCCGGCACTGAACAAACTGAGAGTCGGTAAGATTACCTGCATAAAATGGAAGGAGAACATCCACTCAGATGAGCTGACAATTAAAGAACATCAGCTCCTGTTCAGAAACTTCAGGGTATTACTCCTGGACACTTCATTTAACCACCAAAAGATAAAGCATAAGCCAGTATTTGATGCAATCTGGATACATGACCAGCCAAAAGTAAAAATAACTGAACTGAGGCAGGATATCAGCTTCAGAAAAATATGGATAGATGCCAGCAACAGAAATTACGCTGTCCGGCAATATCTGCAGGACACTTTAAATTTTAGTGGATCGGCCATGGTATTAAGAAAAAATACGGGATATTTGATCGCTATCAAATAA